The nucleotide sequence TCATCTTGTGGGGAGGCAACTGCTGGTTTATTTACAAGGAAACGCCTTTCCACAAATCAGCCAACCCACCTGCAAATGTGGAGGGGTGACCGAAGCCATTCTAACTACACAGccacttcattttaaaatagtCTAACACGTAGTGTTCCTACACAAATACTTTTGGTTAGGACTGCAAAAGGAAAAATACTATTCTACGTATAACAAATGTATTTCAAACTGACTGCTCTTTTTTTGCAGTATTAATTTCAGATCTGGATTTTCTCtcaaacacatttcacaaaGAACATTTTTATATCTATGCATCAAATATGAAGGGCCCCTTATTTCTAATGAGACTATGGATGTGCAGTATTTTGTAACCATATATTCTGCattcagattattttttttttaaaggctcagGGCTGTTGAGTGTATGAAGTGCAAGAAACCTAATAAGTAAAATATAGTTTAAGTGCATTGATTCTTAACACAACTGTAGACTGTGGATATGAATTTCAGCACAATCTTTATTATAAAGGCCTGAAAATATAGAGTtccaaaaaattaattaaaaaattgcCAGTGTGAGATTGTTTAAAGTGGGTCAGAGTCCCGTTTAATCTTTTTTGTTATTACGCCTCATCATCTATTCACGTCAGGCTGATTTCACTTGTTTAGACTAACGGCTAAATATTTTGTTGAATGTGATGCCTCTGTTCATTAGGAACATGCCAACTCTTTAGGAATTTCACATTTCTCACGATTGCTTGGAATTATAAGATATTTATTGGGTGTTTCTCCCAATAGGacctgcatttttctgtttctagATCTTTCTAAATCAAGGAGTGTGTTTAAATTGAGGGGTTTGTATTAAAATGACGTTGTTCAATACACTATTTCAGTAATGTTGTCAACCCTCTTGTGTGAGCTTAGCTACTTATTggttcttttattgttttgttttttcttaaacagTTGACTAATCTCTTGCCTGTTTTCAGTAATTGTATATTTCTTATCTCTCTTTTGCGAGGCTTCTACCTCCTCTTTGTTATAAGGGAATGCAAGCCATCTGCCTTAATTTCCACCACTCTTATGATTTTCTACTTTTTGTGGACTCGCTTGATTCCCAGTTTCCAGCTTTATCAATCAAATTGTTGTTAAAAATGCTACAGAAGAGAATGGAGTCTGTGGTCGAATACAGAAAGAAATTGTGTGGACATGAAATGTCTTGCTTGATTAAAAGAAAGAACCACATTTGTTGTCAGATCTGTTTTTTATGCCTGTTATTTCAGTGGCAGCACATATTGCGTAACATGTTTGTAAGGCGGGTGCACTGGAGTTCAGCTTTTACACACATTAAGGGTTACATGTGTAATCGGTTGTGCCCCACTTAAAAATTTTAACTAGGCTGGGTAGACCTGATACCTGACCTTTGCTGAGCTTCATCACCGCATAAAGTGCAGAATATTTTTGAACTCAAAAACACAGCGTTAAtatgtttaatttgttttactGGAACATTTTTATGGTTTGCACAGTTGTTCAAGCATATGACCAGCTTTGTGAAATTGCTGTGCAGCCATTTTTCATTGAACTACAGCGCTGCAGAATAAGCTGCAGCAatttttaaaactaatataaaacaataaataatatctatatcaaagtatttatttatttatttaaaaggggTAATATAAAGCGATGAAAAATCTCAAATTTTGTACTTTTATAATAAAAACTATCATGGTTCAGCACGGTCACGAGCTTCGTGAACTGCGCGTGAACTGGCGAATCGTGGGCGCGCAAGAGCTGCAATGGCCGCTTTGGATCGGCGAAATCCTAATCTCGACGACTTTGTCGGATTAAACTGGAGCTGTTGGGTAGACAGAGTGAATGTTTTATCATCTGACGGTGAGTCGTGCACCCCAGCTCCAGACCTGATTCCCAGCACGTCATAACGTCAGCATCCGACGATTTGTTTCGTTTTTTGgtacttaaacacacacagcgACACAAGGCACGACCCAAACAAAAGACGCGCTGGGTCCTAGTGCAGCGAGCTTTCGTCGTTTGTTGACAACCTATGAGCACAAATGGAAAGAATTTGCTCCTTATACTGTTATGTGGTGAAAACGGAATGTTAAAGACTTACTGAAGGACACCGTGTGTTTTGGATCAGAGACAAGAACAGTAATTTAGATGAACATTTGCTCAACTTGAAGCTTTTACAGCAAAAGTGACTGTAATCAGTTGGAAATAGCTGTGCATGAATAATTTAAACTGATGCGTGAAACCCTCTCATGTGTGATATGCATGTGTTACTACATAACCAAATATAACCAAATAAACCCGTTTGTGGCAAGAAGATACTATAATTTAGTCATCGTAGTATTTCACGCTCACGGGTTTGCTTTGCCTGCAGCTGGGTCTAAGGTTGAAGATGACGAGTATGGGATGAACTGCTCAGAGACCATGACGCTCGGAAAAGAAGGTGAGGGCTGTGACTGGGCACATTCAGTTTGAAATTTGCATACAGTCGTCACGGATATGAATGTCGTGGTTATTTGTGGATTTTTGGATCTTTGAACTGTTGTTTTCCCGGGGTGTAGTGATTGTACAACACACATcttaaatgactttaaaaaacaagaattggatgttcaagtttgaatttattttggatttttctcTCATCCACACGGGGTTGAAATAAAAGGCTCAAATGTAGACATACAGTCACTTGCATTTTTAATAAGTGGTGCTGAAGGTCTTTTAATCTCTTAAGCCCCAAGCCTAGCTGATCTCCTGCCTTTTGCCCCCGTATCAGGGGGCGTTGGGGCTTAAAGGGCTTATTAAGTTCTTGTTAGTGATCATGATTAATTACAACTGGTAGATTTGCTTGACATCACTCATTGGCTTAAGCGATACTGACAGCAATAGGAGTGTTTTAAGAACTCAGTGAAGATCTAAGAAGGAGAAACCaccaaggctccagcctgtcatGCACTGGAAACTCCTGGAGCACCAATGTCACTATGTTTACATTGCATTGGTACGAGAAGGTGCCTGCTCTGAAGCTGACGCCTTCAAGCTCgactgaaatttgcagctgccTGTATGGACAACCCATATGCCTTCTGCAGAAAGGTTTCATGGTCACGTGAGACAAAGATTGAGTTATTTGGCCATAATGAAAATTGCTATGTTTGGAGAAGTAAAGGTGAGACTTTAAAACATAAGAACATTGTACCTATTgttaagcatggtggtggtagcatcatgtgGCACTGGTACAAGGCACAAAGTGGAATAATGAAGAAAGAGGACTAGCTTCAAATTCTTCAACTCCACATCAATTCAGCAGCTAGCTGGTTGAAACTTGGATAGGATTGTGTGTTCCAGCAGGAAAATGATGCCAGGTGCACATCAGAGCTGGTTTTAAAATGGATGAAGCAAGTTCACTTTAAGCTTCTGGACTGGCCTTCCTGAAACTCAGACCATGACTGTGTTGAGCCCGTATTTATACTTCTGACCCTGTGTGCTTTAGAAcatttccaaaataaattcaaatttgtgcacctaattcttgttttttaaagccagTAAAGATGTTTGCTGTACAATCATCCTCCCTggaaaaaagaacagttcaaagaaatcatcgAAAGCCCCAAATGACATTCACATCATCTTGTCatgagtgtatgtaaacatCTGACCATAAATGTACCTAATTTtgtctcttcctctttttcttctctacAGATATGCACATATACGGCCACTGCCCAGCACACGATGACTTTTATTTGGTGATGTGCAGCCAGTGTGGTCAGGTGGTGAAACCTCAAGCCTTTGAGAGGCACTGTGAAAGATGGCATGGTTCTGTTACGAAGATGTGTAACCCGCCATCCGCTCTGGCGCCTCAGCAGCTAAATTGCTCCAGCCTTGGTCTTTCtaataattcttcttctatggAAAGGAAGAAGGAAGGCAGATGTCAAAAGGGCGGCACCTCATCTGCAACCTCACCTGCCCAACAGCGCAAGTCTACAAAGACCCACAAGAATACAGTGAGGTACTGTTTATGAGTGCCCGTTCACCAATTAGTAGTTAATGCTAAAATTAACTGATTAATTGTTATTGGAGAACTCTTCCCTGCTCTCACTGGAGATGTAGGAAACAACACATTTACATCTTCTAGTTTATATCTTGCATAAATATCAATGTTGTCTCTCGTGTAAGTCTGAATTTCATGAATCTAATGAGTTAATTCTAAGCTCATTTTAAACTTCTTTCTGTAGTTTATCTTCTGTGAAGTTCCCTGAGGAAAACCCTCACTCGTCCTCCATGCCTTGCCTTCCTCCATTCCATTCAGCACCCCTGTCCCCTGACGACTGTTCCACCTCCACTCTGTTAGAGAGATCCTCTGTGCAGAAGTTGACAGCTGGACAGTCCACTGAGTCTCACTGTCCTCAGCGGGGCATAAGAACCTACAGCCGGATTTACAAAAACATCCACAGTAAGTCAGCTTTTTTCCCCAACGTTTGTCTATTACTTCCCCTGCTGCTTTCTGGGAAAGTCTGCCCACTTAGTGTGTTAACCTGGGCTTAATGTGCTGTATTTGCATTATTAAGTAACAGTCTGTGTGATCTCCTACCATTTAGCATGGATCCTCTTGACAAGTCCTGCTGTTGCTGACTGAcctttgtgtttgtgcttttctcCACATAGAAAAAGAATGTGACCTGAATAAAAACGGCAGAGTTTTGGACCCCGAAAGGAAGACGCTGTGCAACAGGGAGCTAATGTGCAATGTAAACTCTCAGTACATTGTCATGGCACCTTGCCCAGagttgttattatttacttaTTGTAGTTTACGTATAAAAGTTTGGAGATTGCatcttttattatttcataCAAAACCAAACTATGtcactttttccttttctcttttgcacTGCTCTCTTATGGTTCTTTCTTTCATAGGCTGATTCAGTCAAGCATCAGCAGAAAGTGTTGGGAGAGACTAAGACCACTGATCAGAGAACTACCTCAGCCACAGATCAAGATATGGAGAAGCTTCGTGACGaatcaaaatacaaaaagaagCATGTGGAAGCTGACAGGgagaaaataacaaataaatacagcaaCAACTGCCACATTCAAGGGTATGAGACTTAGTGTGTACCTTAGCAGATTATTGCAGtaaataaagtatttctttCAGTTATATAAGAAAGCaacatggaaaaaaacacaactgcGTACTCAGCGTCGTACGGTGATGGAGGATAATTGCAAATTGTTGTGCTGCAGTTCTCCTATtgtagttcagtctgtgttagttagtttaaaaaaaaatcactttgaaTGGAAATTTTGACGATTACAAGACAGATGTAACAGTCCAGATGAGTATGCATTGTTTTCTGCATAACTGCATATTTGTTTTATCACAGAGCAACTGATGCGCTAGCTGTCACAACAGTCTCACGTTTGCATTACTTTGCCTTCACGCAGGTCCGGGAATCCATCAGGAAGCTCTCCCGAGGAGGAGGGTAACGGCACTGTGGAAGTGGAATTGCAGCCTCCGTACACTTTCACCTTGTCAAGTGACGACAGTGAAGAAGATGAACAGGATGAAGCCACAGACCTACCTGCTACACCCTGGCACCCCAAACCACTTGGGGTGAGGGCGAGATATACAAAATGCACAGCAGCTGGTTGATGGGAAGGttgttatgttaaaaaaatctttaatgaCTGTTTACAGAGGGGCTGTGTGATAATCTTTCTAATATAGCATAAAATCCATGTTATATTtctcaaaacaaaaaagggtGGTGTAGATGTTTATGTACTTTTAACTCTTTTTAAAGATGCTAACGGTGGAAATTTACACATTGCTTTTATGCAGCTATGCACTTTTGGATGTCGCACGCTCGGTTGCAGCATCTTCACATTTGATCGGCGTTTGCACCACCTGCGCTTTGCACTCAGTGCCATGTTGGAGCGCCATGTCAGCACACACTTGTGGAAGTGAGtattactgttttttaaatagcaCCTATTTGCCCAAAGCAAGTTGAAGAAAAGACCTGCTGACTGAGCTTAAAAGACAGCTATCCACAATATGCAAGAGCCTCCATTCGAACCAGACACTGAAATCGCTACAGGGAGCAAGTGTACTGTGGATGGCCTCAGCTACTCCCTGGTAATtgtctaaataacagaaacatcagctttttttcttttctttttttgctagTTGCTACCTTTGCTGGTGGGTTGAAAAACATCTGTTTGCACAGCATGTCCTCActtatattacaaagaaaagCCTTGATGCCTGCCGTGAGGCTCATTTGCAGCTTCATAGTGTTGTTATGTTCTTCTACTAAAATGGCTTTGGATGCTTTAATGCTCAAAGAACAAACTGTTTCAAATCCTTCATCTTCATGCAAACCCCACCAACCGCCCCCCACATCCTCTGCTTTTAACCACAGCCATGTTGGTTACATTTATAAATAACACCCCTGACAAAACTCAGAAGACTGCAACACAAAACCATACCCAGAACAACAATGCCGTGGTATCTGTCAGCATTACAATTTTGCCATTGGTCTGGCATAAGGGCATAAGTTAACACCAATGTTTGCcacaatataaagaaacatctctttttgtgtgtgtgtgttgtgatttTGGGAGATTGTGCCATATTTACAGTacaaaatttgaattttagCATTGCAGAGCAGTCAGGTGAAAATAACTCGTGACAGCTGGTTTCCATGAGTATTACTGGACTGTGTTTCTAAGTCTAACACTAGAAGTAGTTCAGACCTTAAGCCTGCAGATTTGTCAAACCGATCACAGCTAACATTTTGAGGCCACTGTTTAATTTATCTAATAACAAAATGAGGCTTCAGCTAATAGTGCAGAAAACTCATGGTAAGTGAATCTGcctttgagttttatttttttggaactaccttcacatttttttttcttttacttacaGGAAAACGCCTAAAGTATCATCAGGTCTCAGGTCACACTCCCACAGCCTTGAGTCTACCTCACTGGTACAGTTTGAAAACAATCCTTGTCAGCCAAACTCTTACAGTATTAAACCGCCTTATCCTACCACGTCTGCAAGTGTTGGGTCAGGGAGAGTGTGTAGTCCCAGCAAAGCTCAGCTTATAGAGGTGGAACCTATGCAAGATGCAagtgcagcacagagagctgcCAAGAAGTTACAAAGCGGTGAGAACAAAGCCTCCAGATACATCAGGGATCCCTTATTTCATAAGAAGGGCCAGCCTCAGCGACCAGACAGTGCTACCTTCTCAAATGGAAAAAAGCCACGAGAGTCTACGGAGAGACAGTCAGATGTGAAGAAGTGTCACCCTTTCCCTGTACCAAATCACCGCTCTCCCCGCAGCAAAGGGAAGCTCCCAGGCGATCAGCAGAAAGTGGTGGCCTATGACCACATGAGTGTTGCTCAGAAACGCAAAAGCAGCAGCGAGTTACTGTCCTGAACTTCTTCACTTTCAACAATCTCTAAGTTTAAATGTTTGtcctcttcttcctgctccagCTTTGCCTTCTGGAAGGAAGAGAATATCAAACATGTACTTACATAAAGGTTTGACAAAAAGATCAGACCCCTAAATACAGTGTTGCTTTTATCTTATGATCTCAATccattcctcttttttttttttttaagtcatgaATGGACAGTACGTCTTCTTGATTTTAATTTGAATGTGATTTAACAACAGTAAATGTGTTGTAAGTGACAGTTGCTGTTTACATCTCAGCTTTTCAGCCAAACAAGAGGCCAGTCTTAAAACGACCACTTGGAGATGAAGCGGCGCAAGACAGCTGGTACCAGCATAgtatgagtgtgtgagtgtgtgtgttttgtcttttgtgtaTGTTTATCTTCAGGTTTTTATGCAAAGATTTCAGGAACAAGTGTTTGTATTGACATATTTGTAATTGTTATTGCTAAATTTATAAAAACTGTTTAAGAACATAAGTATACCTCAGTCTGTTCATAATGCTGCTAAAGTTACAAAGTTTTTTGTTGCAGAACAATTAAAGTCTTGAATTACTCTTGCTCTCTGATTTTCATTATTTCACAGCGGTTCTGTACAGATGAGTCATTAAAGACTAATGACTAAAACTTATTTTGATAAATTGAAATCCACTCAATTCATAAAAAGCGATTGCATCTACTCGTCCGata is from Oreochromis niloticus isolate F11D_XX linkage group LG20, O_niloticus_UMD_NMBU, whole genome shotgun sequence and encodes:
- the atxn7l2b gene encoding ataxin-7-like protein 2b; the encoded protein is MAALDRRNPNLDDFVGLNWSCWVDRVNVLSSDAGSKVEDDEYGMNCSETMTLGKEDMHIYGHCPAHDDFYLVMCSQCGQVVKPQAFERHCERWHGSVTKMCNPPSALAPQQLNCSSLGLSNNSSSMERKKEGRCQKGGTSSATSPAQQRKSTKTHKNTVSLSSVKFPEENPHSSSMPCLPPFHSAPLSPDDCSTSTLLERSSVQKLTAGQSTESHCPQRGIRTYSRIYKNIHKKECDLNKNGRVLDPERKTLCNRELMCNADSVKHQQKVLGETKTTDQRTTSATDQDMEKLRDESKYKKKHVEADREKITNKYSNNCHIQGSGNPSGSSPEEEGNGTVEVELQPPYTFTLSSDDSEEDEQDEATDLPATPWHPKPLGLCTFGCRTLGCSIFTFDRRLHHLRFALSAMLERHVSTHLWKKTPKVSSGLRSHSHSLESTSLVQFENNPCQPNSYSIKPPYPTTSASVGSGRVCSPSKAQLIEVEPMQDASAAQRAAKKLQSGENKASRYIRDPLFHKKGQPQRPDSATFSNGKKPRESTERQSDVKKCHPFPVPNHRSPRSKGKLPGDQQKVVAYDHMSVAQKRKSSSELLS